A window of the Deltaproteobacteria bacterium HGW-Deltaproteobacteria-18 genome harbors these coding sequences:
- a CDS encoding L-lactate permease — MSIPVLAMVALLPILVALVLMVGMRWPSTKAMPLAWLVCALGAIFAWNLPVGYVAALSLQGIVVAVGVLIIVFGAIIILYTLKYSGGMETIQYGMQGISRDKRIQAIIIGFMFAAFIEGAAGFGTPAALAAPLLLSLGFPPLAAAVICLVFNSFPVSFGAVGTPILVGLKFLGPLAKTAVEAGTPGLNFVDFGTFAKVIGQWATVMHGPMIFILPIFMLGFLTRFFGKNKSWSEGFAAWQFCVFASVAFIVPYLTFAWLVGPEFPSLIGGLVGLGIIVAGAKAGFCVPKESWDFGPQSTWDAEWTGTIATSTNTEFKPHMSQFKAWLPYILIGAILVVTRIPELGLKALLAAQKLPFTDILGYTGVSASIDYLYLPGTIPFMLVALLTIMIHGMKGSAVKQAWTESFVKMKAPTIALFAAVALVSIFRGSGVADVVLNPNSYPSMPLAMAKTVAAFAGNAWPMLASYVGGLGAFITGSNTVSDLLFAEFQWGVAQQLELPRQIIVAAQVVGGAMGNMVCIHNIVAVCAVTGLIGREGMILKRTFWPFLLYGVVVGIIASLMSFVFLPHLF, encoded by the coding sequence ATGTCAATTCCTGTCTTGGCAATGGTGGCTCTGTTGCCCATTTTGGTGGCTCTTGTCCTGATGGTCGGTATGCGCTGGCCGTCTACGAAAGCCATGCCCCTTGCATGGCTTGTATGTGCTCTTGGCGCAATTTTCGCGTGGAATCTGCCGGTCGGTTATGTCGCGGCTCTGTCGCTTCAGGGTATTGTTGTCGCCGTCGGTGTTTTGATCATCGTGTTTGGCGCGATCATCATCCTGTACACCCTGAAATATTCAGGCGGAATGGAAACCATTCAGTACGGGATGCAGGGCATCAGCCGTGACAAGCGCATCCAGGCCATCATCATCGGCTTCATGTTCGCAGCCTTCATCGAAGGCGCGGCCGGTTTCGGCACGCCTGCCGCACTGGCTGCTCCGCTCTTGCTGTCCTTGGGCTTCCCGCCCCTGGCCGCTGCGGTCATCTGCCTGGTCTTCAACTCCTTCCCCGTATCTTTCGGCGCGGTCGGAACTCCCATTCTTGTCGGCCTCAAGTTCCTCGGACCGCTCGCCAAGACGGCCGTCGAAGCCGGCACCCCCGGTTTGAACTTTGTCGATTTCGGCACTTTTGCCAAGGTTATCGGCCAGTGGGCGACCGTCATGCATGGTCCCATGATCTTCATCCTGCCCATCTTCATGCTCGGCTTTTTGACCCGCTTCTTCGGCAAGAACAAGTCCTGGTCCGAAGGCTTCGCCGCCTGGCAGTTCTGTGTTTTCGCCTCTGTGGCATTCATTGTTCCTTACCTGACCTTCGCTTGGTTGGTCGGCCCTGAATTCCCGTCCCTGATCGGTGGTCTTGTTGGCCTCGGAATCATCGTGGCCGGAGCCAAGGCCGGTTTCTGCGTGCCCAAGGAAAGCTGGGATTTCGGTCCTCAGTCCACCTGGGACGCTGAATGGACAGGCACCATCGCCACGTCCACCAATACCGAGTTCAAGCCCCACATGAGCCAGTTCAAGGCATGGCTGCCCTACATCCTGATCGGCGCCATCCTGGTCGTGACCCGCATCCCCGAACTGGGCCTCAAGGCTCTCCTGGCCGCCCAGAAGCTGCCTTTCACGGACATCCTGGGCTACACGGGCGTTTCGGCCTCCATCGACTACCTGTATCTGCCTGGCACCATTCCTTTCATGCTGGTCGCACTGCTGACCATCATGATCCATGGCATGAAGGGTTCTGCGGTCAAGCAGGCCTGGACCGAGTCCTTCGTCAAGATGAAGGCCCCGACCATCGCCCTGTTCGCAGCCGTTGCCCTGGTTTCCATCTTCCGCGGTTCCGGTGTGGCAGATGTAGTCCTGAATCCCAACAGCTACCCCTCCATGCCCCTGGCCATGGCCAAGACCGTTGCCGCTTTCGCGGGCAACGCCTGGCCGATGCTGGCTTCCTATGTCGGCGGCCTGGGTGCGTTCATCACTGGTTCGAACACGGTCTCCGACCTTCTGTTCGCTGAATTCCAGTGGGGCGTTGCCCAGCAGCTTGAGCTGCCCCGTCAGATCATCGTGGCCGCTCAGGTCGTCGGTGGCGCCATGGGCAACATGGTCTGCATCCACAACATCGTGGCTGTCTGCGCCGTTACCGGCCTCATCGGCCGCGAAGGCATGATCCTGAAGCGCACCTTCTGGCCCTTCCTGCTCTACGGCGTTGTCGTAGGCATCATCGCCAGCCTCATGAGCTTCGTCTTCCTGCCGCATCTGTTCTAA
- the nifJ gene encoding pyruvate:ferredoxin (flavodoxin) oxidoreductase, whose protein sequence is MAKNMKTMDGNTAVTHIAYAMSDTAAIYPITPSSTMGEIADEWAAQGRLNIFDQKVMVRQMQSEAGAAGAVHGSLAGGALTSTFTCSQGLLLMIPNMYKISGELLPGVFHVSARAVAAHALSIFGDHQDVMACRQTGFAMLASSSVQECMDLALVAHLASIESSIPFLHFFDGFRSSHEIQKIEVIDYEDIKKVVNHEAIAEFRERAMSPANPSIRGTAQNPDIYYQGREASNVYYDQLSSIVVEQMKKVTSITGRSYKPFDYVGHPQAERVIVAMGSSCETIEEVVRHLLAKGEKVGLVKVRLYRPFLPEYFLQVLPATASVITVLDRTKEPGAKGDPLYKDICTAYMERGEMPEIVAGRYGLGSKEFTPAMVKAVYDNMMVAQPKHHFNVGIEDDVTHTSLDVPAFADTTPAGTVQCKFWGLGSDGTVGANKEAIKIIGDNTEMYAQGYFAYDSKKSGGITVSHLRFGKEPIQSTYLVNAADYIACHKASYVHTYDVLDGIKDGGTFVLNSNWTAEDMEKELPASMRRTIAKKNLKFYNIDAVKIAAEAGLGNRINMVMQTAFFKLANVMPFEEAVALLKKAIKKAYGKKGDKIVNMNIAAVDQASANLIEIKVPAAWADAACDCASEQDVPDFVKNVMRPILAQKGDSLPVSAFEPDGLFPVATSQFEKRGVAINVPEWIAANCIQCNQCSFVCPHAAIIPVLLTEEEMADAPETFETLDAMGKEFKGMKFRMQVNTLDCMGCGNCADICPAKNTALVMKPLETQTGREVPNYDFSVTVPFKDNLTRRDTVKGSQFQKPLMEFSGACAGCGETPYVKVMTQLFGERMIIANATGCSSIWGASAPTTPYTVNADGHGPAWGNSLFEDAAEFGYGIQMAYAQRQAKLADLVAKALEGELPEDLAEAFKGWLENRANAEKCKEYGDNIRDILAFMNRDELLDAIYEREELFAKNSFWIFGGDGWAYDIGYGGLDHVLASGEDINVLVMDTEVYSNTGGQSSKATPLGSIAKFAAAGKRTGKKDLGRMVMSYGYVYVATVSMGYDKQQLLKALREAEAYPGPSLIIAYAPCINQGLRKGMGKTQLESKLAVQSGYWPLYRYNPLLADEGKNPFILDSKAPDGSIQEFLASENRFALLEKIEPEASKRLRTQIEQDYLQRFEMYEYLSKQVPTTGKAASAPVTAPAAGEGCTLTATAEHSGANKPAEPCDDGRAGK, encoded by the coding sequence ATGGCTAAAAATATGAAAACCATGGATGGAAACACTGCCGTCACGCATATCGCCTATGCAATGAGCGATACGGCGGCAATTTATCCGATCACCCCGTCTTCCACCATGGGAGAGATCGCTGATGAATGGGCCGCGCAGGGACGCCTCAATATTTTTGATCAGAAGGTCATGGTCCGCCAGATGCAGTCCGAAGCTGGCGCTGCCGGTGCTGTGCACGGTTCCCTGGCCGGTGGCGCTCTGACCTCCACCTTTACCTGTTCCCAGGGTCTTTTGCTCATGATCCCGAACATGTACAAGATTTCCGGTGAGCTGCTTCCCGGTGTCTTCCATGTCAGCGCACGCGCCGTTGCCGCGCATGCCCTGTCCATTTTTGGCGATCATCAGGATGTCATGGCCTGTCGGCAGACCGGTTTCGCCATGCTGGCTTCCAGTTCCGTGCAGGAATGCATGGATCTGGCCCTGGTCGCACATCTGGCCTCCATTGAATCAAGCATCCCTTTCCTGCACTTCTTTGACGGCTTCCGCTCTTCCCATGAGATTCAGAAGATCGAGGTCATCGACTACGAAGACATCAAAAAGGTAGTCAATCACGAGGCCATCGCGGAATTCCGTGAGCGCGCCATGAGCCCGGCCAATCCGTCCATTCGCGGCACCGCCCAGAATCCGGACATTTATTATCAGGGCCGTGAAGCTTCCAATGTCTACTATGATCAGCTCTCTTCCATTGTGGTCGAGCAGATGAAGAAGGTTACTTCCATCACTGGTCGTTCCTACAAGCCTTTCGACTACGTTGGCCATCCCCAGGCTGAGCGCGTTATCGTGGCCATGGGTTCTTCCTGCGAAACCATCGAGGAAGTGGTGCGCCACCTCTTGGCCAAGGGCGAGAAAGTCGGCCTGGTCAAGGTCCGTCTGTATCGTCCGTTCCTGCCTGAGTACTTCCTGCAGGTTCTGCCCGCCACGGCTTCCGTCATCACGGTCCTCGACCGTACCAAGGAGCCCGGCGCCAAGGGCGATCCGCTCTACAAGGATATCTGTACCGCCTACATGGAGCGCGGCGAAATGCCTGAGATCGTCGCCGGTCGTTACGGCCTCGGTTCCAAGGAATTCACCCCGGCCATGGTCAAGGCCGTGTATGACAACATGATGGTCGCCCAGCCCAAGCATCACTTCAATGTGGGCATCGAAGACGACGTCACTCATACCTCCCTCGACGTGCCGGCCTTCGCCGACACCACCCCGGCCGGCACCGTGCAGTGCAAGTTCTGGGGCCTGGGCTCCGACGGAACCGTCGGCGCCAACAAGGAAGCCATCAAGATCATCGGCGACAACACCGAGATGTATGCCCAGGGCTATTTCGCCTACGACTCCAAGAAGTCCGGCGGAATCACCGTTTCCCACCTGCGCTTCGGCAAGGAGCCCATCCAGTCCACGTATCTGGTCAACGCGGCCGATTACATCGCCTGCCACAAGGCCAGCTACGTACACACCTACGACGTGCTCGACGGCATCAAGGACGGCGGCACCTTCGTCCTGAATTCCAATTGGACCGCCGAGGACATGGAGAAGGAACTGCCCGCTTCCATGCGCCGCACCATCGCCAAGAAGAACCTCAAGTTCTACAATATCGACGCGGTCAAGATCGCAGCCGAAGCCGGCCTTGGCAACCGCATCAACATGGTCATGCAGACCGCCTTCTTCAAGCTGGCCAACGTCATGCCCTTTGAAGAGGCCGTCGCGCTCCTGAAGAAGGCCATCAAGAAGGCCTACGGCAAGAAGGGCGACAAGATCGTCAATATGAACATCGCGGCCGTTGATCAGGCTTCCGCCAACCTGATCGAGATCAAGGTCCCGGCCGCCTGGGCCGACGCGGCTTGCGACTGCGCCTCCGAGCAGGATGTTCCTGATTTCGTCAAGAACGTCATGCGTCCCATCCTGGCCCAGAAGGGCGACAGCCTGCCTGTCTCCGCCTTCGAGCCCGACGGACTGTTCCCCGTGGCCACTTCCCAGTTCGAAAAGCGCGGCGTGGCCATCAACGTGCCCGAATGGATCGCGGCCAACTGCATCCAGTGCAACCAGTGCTCCTTTGTCTGCCCGCATGCGGCCATCATCCCCGTGCTGCTGACCGAAGAAGAGATGGCCGACGCTCCCGAGACCTTCGAGACCCTCGACGCCATGGGCAAGGAATTCAAGGGCATGAAGTTCCGCATGCAGGTCAACACCCTGGACTGCATGGGTTGCGGTAACTGCGCCGACATCTGTCCGGCCAAGAACACCGCCCTGGTCATGAAGCCTCTGGAGACCCAGACCGGACGCGAAGTGCCCAACTACGACTTCTCGGTCACCGTTCCCTTCAAGGACAACCTGACCCGCCGCGACACCGTCAAGGGCAGCCAGTTCCAGAAGCCGCTGATGGAATTCTCCGGCGCCTGCGCCGGTTGCGGCGAGACCCCGTACGTCAAGGTCATGACCCAGCTCTTCGGCGAGCGCATGATCATCGCCAACGCCACGGGCTGTTCCTCCATCTGGGGCGCTTCCGCTCCGACCACTCCGTACACGGTCAACGCCGACGGTCATGGTCCTGCCTGGGGCAACTCCCTGTTCGAGGATGCGGCCGAATTCGGCTACGGCATCCAGATGGCCTATGCCCAGCGTCAGGCCAAGCTGGCCGACCTGGTCGCCAAGGCCCTGGAAGGCGAACTGCCTGAAGATCTGGCCGAAGCCTTCAAGGGTTGGCTCGAAAATCGCGCCAATGCCGAGAAATGCAAGGAATACGGCGACAACATTCGTGACATCCTGGCCTTCATGAACCGCGACGAACTGCTTGACGCCATCTATGAGCGCGAAGAGCTGTTCGCCAAGAACTCCTTCTGGATCTTCGGCGGTGACGGATGGGCCTACGATATCGGCTATGGCGGGCTGGACCATGTTCTGGCCTCTGGTGAAGACATCAACGTTCTGGTGATGGACACGGAAGTGTACTCCAACACTGGCGGACAGTCCTCCAAGGCAACTCCGCTTGGTTCCATCGCCAAATTCGCTGCCGCAGGAAAGCGGACAGGGAAGAAGGATCTCGGACGCATGGTCATGAGCTACGGCTATGTCTATGTAGCCACGGTTTCCATGGGCTACGACAAGCAGCAGCTTTTGAAGGCCCTGCGCGAGGCGGAAGCCTATCCCGGACCGTCCCTGATCATCGCCTACGCTCCGTGCATCAACCAGGGACTTCGCAAGGGCATGGGCAAGACCCAGCTCGAATCGAAGCTGGCCGTGCAGTCCGGCTACTGGCCGCTGTATCGCTACAACCCCCTGCTCGCGGATGAAGGCAAGAATCCGTTCATCCTGGACTCCAAGGCCCCGGACGGAAGCATTCAGGAATTCCTGGCCAGCGAAAACAGATTCGCCTTGCTCGAAAAGATTGAGCCCGAAGCCTCCAAGAGACTGCGGACCCAGATCGAGCAGGATTATCTGCAGCGTTTTGAAATGTACGAGTACCTCTCCAAGCAGGTGCCCACGACGGGCAAGGCGGCCTCCGCTCCCGTCACCGCACCCGCAGCGGGCGAGGGTTGTACATTGACGGCGACGGCGGAGCATTCGGGGGCGAACAAGCCTGCCGAGCCCTGCGATGACGGCCGCGCCGGCAAATAG
- a CDS encoding Fis family transcriptional regulator, translated as MARILIIDDDPQVCETLESLIFRLGHECHAAHTLKDGLARLESLEFDLVFLDVRLPDGNGLEALGQIRNHEVPPDVIVLTGQGDPDGAELAIQGGVWDYLVKPSPIKQIKETLNRALAYRQEKQAMGQAMALDLKDVVGESSVMRQCYERIAQASGSDSTVLVTGETGTGKELLARTIHRNSLRSARAFVVVDCASLTESLLESILFGHTKGSFTGAARDRIGLVKLADQGTLFLDEIGELPLSAQKTFLRVLQERRFRPVGSNQELESDFRLISATNRDLAAMVKAGEFRQDLFYRINTIQLHLPALREREDDVIILARHHIDKLCRQRNIPIKEMDPELVEMLKRYEWPGNVRELFNTIEQAFVLSGAEKTVYAQHLPQAVRIRVAKTILGKGRVDGEAGPEEALNEVEEALPTLKDFKTSKEREYLLRLVGSHGKDIQKMLAVSGLSRSHLYAMLKKHDIEA; from the coding sequence ATGGCCAGGATACTCATTATTGACGATGACCCGCAGGTTTGCGAAACGCTTGAGAGCCTTATTTTCCGTCTCGGCCACGAATGCCATGCCGCCCATACCCTGAAAGACGGGCTGGCTAGGCTGGAAAGCCTGGAATTCGACCTGGTTTTTCTCGATGTGCGTCTTCCTGACGGCAACGGGCTTGAAGCCCTGGGGCAGATTCGCAACCACGAGGTTCCCCCCGATGTGATCGTATTGACGGGACAGGGAGATCCTGACGGGGCTGAACTTGCCATCCAGGGCGGGGTTTGGGACTATCTGGTCAAACCCTCGCCCATCAAGCAGATCAAGGAAACCTTGAACCGGGCCCTTGCTTACCGTCAGGAAAAACAAGCCATGGGGCAGGCCATGGCCCTGGATTTGAAAGACGTGGTGGGGGAGAGCAGCGTCATGCGCCAGTGCTACGAGCGCATCGCCCAGGCCAGCGGTTCGGACTCCACCGTGCTGGTCACCGGAGAGACGGGAACCGGCAAGGAACTGCTGGCCCGCACCATTCATCGCAACAGCCTGCGCTCGGCGCGCGCTTTTGTTGTCGTCGACTGTGCCTCCCTGACCGAATCCCTGCTTGAGAGCATCCTCTTCGGTCACACAAAGGGCTCCTTCACGGGAGCCGCACGGGACAGGATCGGGCTGGTCAAGCTTGCCGATCAGGGCACCCTTTTTCTGGATGAAATCGGGGAGTTGCCGCTTTCTGCGCAGAAGACCTTCCTGCGCGTCCTGCAGGAGCGTCGCTTCAGGCCGGTGGGGTCGAATCAGGAATTGGAGAGTGATTTCAGGCTCATTTCGGCCACCAACCGGGACCTTGCGGCCATGGTCAAGGCCGGTGAGTTCAGACAGGATCTCTTCTACCGCATAAACACCATTCAGCTGCACCTGCCCGCCTTGCGCGAACGCGAGGATGACGTGATCATCCTCGCCCGTCACCATATCGACAAATTGTGTCGGCAACGAAACATTCCGATCAAGGAGATGGATCCGGAGCTGGTCGAAATGCTCAAACGCTACGAATGGCCAGGCAATGTGCGCGAGCTTTTCAATACCATAGAACAGGCCTTTGTGCTGTCTGGAGCCGAGAAAACGGTCTACGCCCAGCACCTGCCTCAGGCGGTGCGTATTCGGGTCGCCAAGACCATATTAGGCAAGGGCAGAGTGGATGGGGAAGCGGGGCCGGAGGAAGCGCTGAATGAAGTGGAGGAGGCCCTGCCCACGTTGAAGGACTTTAAAACGTCCAAGGAGAGGGAATATCTGCTCAGGCTCGTGGGCAGCCACGGCAAGGATATCCAGAAAATGCTGGCGGTTTCAGGGCTTTCCAGATCGCACCTTTACGCCATGCTCAAGAAGCACGATATCGAAGCCTAG
- a CDS encoding oxidoreductase — MSKIGWVGIGVMGRSMCGHLLAAGHDVRVNTRTKASAESTIAAGAKWCDTPGEVAADSEFVFTIVGYPADVRAVYLGEGGLVQMAAPGSVLVDMTTSEPALAKEIHEAARARGVAALDAPVSGGDLGARGGSLAIMVGGEQEAFDRTLPLFEKMGKNIRFMGAPGSGQHTKMSNQILIAGTMIGVVESLLYAVKSGLDVDDVIDVIGSGAAGSWSINNLGRRIAKDDYDPGFFIKHFVKDMGIALAEARKLRIALPGLALVEQLYVAAMAQGLENMGTQALYIALKNLNAVK, encoded by the coding sequence ATGAGCAAAATAGGCTGGGTTGGAATCGGAGTCATGGGGCGTTCCATGTGCGGGCATCTTCTTGCGGCAGGACATGACGTCAGGGTTAATACACGCACCAAGGCTTCCGCTGAAAGCACCATCGCCGCCGGTGCGAAATGGTGCGACACACCGGGCGAAGTCGCAGCGGATTCGGAATTCGTGTTCACAATCGTCGGGTATCCGGCCGATGTGCGCGCCGTGTATCTTGGCGAGGGCGGCCTTGTGCAGATGGCCGCGCCGGGAAGCGTGCTTGTGGACATGACCACCTCCGAACCTGCCCTGGCAAAGGAGATTCACGAGGCGGCCCGGGCCCGTGGCGTGGCCGCGCTGGATGCCCCGGTTTCCGGAGGCGATCTCGGTGCGCGCGGCGGGAGCCTGGCCATCATGGTCGGCGGCGAGCAGGAAGCCTTCGACCGGACCCTGCCCCTTTTTGAAAAGATGGGGAAGAACATCCGGTTCATGGGCGCTCCCGGCTCCGGTCAGCATACCAAGATGAGCAACCAGATTCTCATCGCCGGGACCATGATCGGGGTCGTGGAATCCCTTCTGTACGCCGTGAAGTCCGGCCTGGACGTGGACGACGTCATCGACGTCATCGGCAGCGGGGCGGCCGGGTCCTGGTCCATCAACAATCTTGGGCGCCGGATCGCCAAGGATGACTATGATCCGGGCTTTTTCATCAAGCATTTCGTGAAGGACATGGGCATCGCCTTGGCCGAAGCCAGGAAACTGCGCATTGCCTTGCCCGGCCTCGCTCTGGTCGAGCAGCTTTATGTCGCAGCCATGGCGCAGGGTTTGGAAAACATGGGCACTCAGGCTCTCTACATCGCTTTGAAGAATTTGAACGCAGTAAAATAG
- a CDS encoding DNA-binding response regulator — translation MTKKRILLVEDDSLLRMGLKSMIDMHGEYIIDDDVATGKDALRSFQSQRQDVILLDLRLPDIPGTEVLQRIRELEPTVKIVVLTASDDNDFIFDALEHGANAYVLKGSNPDELFLAVQYALDDALFISPHLAKVIVRDYLLVNRQRKALPPMQNLTVREKEIVRLIIDGWKSKEIAESLFISIKTVDKHRSNILGKLGINSCNELRHGSLFLPEDENDAGKHFKRTRSSTKL, via the coding sequence ATGACAAAAAAACGAATTCTGCTGGTCGAGGATGACAGCCTGCTGCGGATGGGCCTCAAATCCATGATCGACATGCACGGCGAGTACATTATCGACGACGATGTCGCCACTGGGAAAGACGCGCTGCGATCATTTCAGTCGCAAAGACAGGATGTGATTCTACTTGATTTGCGCCTCCCGGACATTCCAGGTACGGAGGTTCTGCAGAGAATCAGAGAACTCGAGCCCACCGTGAAGATCGTCGTCCTGACAGCCAGTGACGACAACGACTTCATCTTCGATGCCCTGGAGCACGGCGCCAATGCCTATGTTCTGAAGGGATCGAATCCGGACGAGCTCTTCCTGGCCGTGCAGTATGCCCTGGACGACGCCCTGTTTATCAGCCCACACTTGGCCAAGGTCATCGTCAGGGACTACCTTCTGGTGAACAGGCAACGCAAGGCACTGCCACCAATGCAAAACCTGACCGTCCGTGAAAAGGAAATCGTGAGACTCATCATAGACGGCTGGAAAAGCAAGGAGATCGCCGAGTCCCTCTTCATCAGCATCAAGACGGTGGACAAGCACCGCTCCAACATTCTCGGCAAGCTCGGCATCAACAGCTGCAACGAATTGCGTCACGGCAGTCTCTTTCTGCCAGAAGACGAAAACGATGCGGGAAAGCATTTCAAACGGACCAGATCTTCCACCAAACTTTAA